Part of the Nitrospirota bacterium genome, TGTCCTTAACAGTCAGGCCTTTATAATCAGTAACTATTACCGACGTTGCACGGCCGAACTTGTCGTTGAGATCTTTGATTAACTTTGCCTTTTCTATTTTTCCGGATTGTACCGCCAAGATTTATCCCTCCTTTCTCTGTAGAATAACATCTGCCGAGAAAGGATAATTGAACTCCTGTTACTCTCGTCTCGGCAGGCCGGACCAAAATGGTCCGATTAAGTCAGAAGACACCTACTGTCTCAGACAATTAAGGGAAAAAGGCTGAAGGCTGAAGGATTATATTTATTACCTTCAGTCTTCAGCCTATACACCTTCAGTCTTCATTTCATTCAAACAGATTCCCTACTGCCACAGGATCTACTTTAATACCAGGCCCCATTGTAGAAGATACTGTTATGCTCTTTAAATAACGCCCCTTACTTGTGGCAGGTTTGCTCTTAACAATAGATTCCATAACAGACATTGCATTTTCGAAGAGTTTTCTGCTGTCAAATGAGACCTTACCGACAGGGACATGAACTATTGCAGTCTTATCAACTCTGTATTCGACCTTGCCAAGCTTTATATCCCGGATAGCCTTTCCTACCTCGAAGGTGACTGTGCCAAGTTTGGGATTTGGCATCAGACCTCTTGGCCCCAATATCTTGCCAAGTTTACCTACAAGCGCCATAATATCCGGAGTGGCAACCGCAAAATCAAAATCAAGCCATCCACTGTTTATC contains:
- a CDS encoding 50S ribosomal protein L1; its protein translation is MGKKYSGSLEKVDRSKLHTLEEAIKTAKEVAWTRFDESVDLAVRLGVDPRHSDQMVRGAVVLPHGIGKSVKVVVFAKGEKEREARDAGADFVGAEDLAEKINSGWLDFDFAVATPDIMALVGKLGKILGPRGLMPNPKLGTVTFEVGKAIRDIKLGKVEYRVDKTAIVHVPVGKVSFDSRKLFENAMSVMESIVKSKPATSKGRYLKSITVSSTMGPGIKVDPVAVGNLFE